A genome region from Glutamicibacter arilaitensis Re117 includes the following:
- a CDS encoding YbdD/YjiX family protein — protein MATLFERLGQAKKFVDGVLGADKYQHYLEHHERNHPGAKPMTEREFWKDYTDWQEKNPEGRCC, from the coding sequence ATGGCTACGCTTTTCGAACGCCTGGGGCAAGCCAAGAAGTTTGTCGACGGAGTGCTCGGTGCCGACAAGTACCAGCACTACCTGGAACACCACGAACGCAATCATCCCGGCGCCAAGCCGATGACCGAGCGCGAGTTCTGGAAGGACTACACCGACTGGCAGGAAAAGAACCCCGAGGGGCGTTGCTGCTGA